Genomic segment of Eupeodes corollae chromosome 2, idEupCoro1.1, whole genome shotgun sequence:
catcaccaCCTTCGtccacttaatttaattttcaaagacCAGAAAAGAAACGAAGCATGttcgaaaaacaacaaaaaaacagaaagacATACGTCAACAATATgtaatttaataactttcataatattttcttaacattttctctttaaaatttaCTATTTATTATGTTAAAATAAGTTCTGATCTGAATTTtgctatattttataaattttgttgaactttttctgaaaaatactCAGTTGTAAGAACTTTcaaatttctcactgtactgtAATATggacttcgaaaaaaaaacccGGTTAGTAAACATTTGACATTGCTGTGATACAAAAATGATGTAATACAACATTTAAGTTGCTGCACTGTATTTGAAATAGGCCTCTGTTGGGTATACATTTTTGCGCATTGAACAAAGCTAAATTAGATAAGTGTCATctgtataaattttatatacaatttatttttgtttattttggtatTTGGTTTAAGTTTTGACTTTACCGCTTAAAGTGCAAAGTGCAGTCAATCTCTGCTTAATTATCTATGATTTTATAATCATTTAAAACCTGCTACCCTCTCAAAACTaagaagtttaagttttttttaaaatgagtaCTTTCATGGGAATATTCGAGGAAGTACCTGGCATTGCTGTAGATCGATTCGATGGGGACTGCCTGAAATCGAGTTTCCTTTTTCTTTCACATTGTCATGCAGACCATATGATTGGGTTGTCCGAAATTATCAATCCTACAATTCCATTAATCACTAGCGAAATATCTGCAGTGTTTCTCAAGCACCAATTCCCAAACATAGCCAATGCCATAGAAACAATAGAAATTGAAAGTATGTACCTTCAAAGTACCTAAGATcttaaatttcaacattttgtattttaattttgttcatcatCCCAGCGCCTCTAGAACTAAGATATAACTTTAATGGAAAAGATATAGAACTGGTTGTAACCGCTCTTTCAGCAAAGCACTGTCCAGGCTCAGTTATGTTCATCTTTGAAACAGCAGCTCAAACAGTCCTCTACACTGGAGATTTCAGGTTTGATGCGAAGTCCTTTCAATTTCAAGTTCTTagcaaataataaacaaaatctttacaGAGTTCTAAGATCCCATTTTCATCAGTATgactttataaaaatgaaaaccatcGATACAGTTTATTTGGACTCTACATTCCTTTCCGAGATATTTAATGAATTCCCAACACAACGAGAAAGTATCTCAGAAATATGTTCACTCATACGTGAATGGCTGGATAAGCATTCcgaaaataagattttaatagAAATGCCTGCTCAGTATGGAGTGGAGTTTCTATTTATTGCAATCGAACaggaattaaatcaaaaaatatttgtcgatGAGAAACAGTGGCAAAAGTACATTTATCTTCCGGCGATGGACAATTGCATATCACCAGATATCCAAGAATGTAGAATCCTTACTAAATTCAAAGGCTTTCAGGAGAAGAAATGCGAATATTCGGCAAACAGACTTCGAGTAATTAAGCCATCAGCAATGTTCTGGAAAAATTGGAAGCGAGGGCAACCAATTGTAATGCAAATGGGAGATAGAAACGAGTACCGCGTGGCGTATTCGAATCACTGCAGTTGCTTGGAGCTGAAAGAATTTCTAGAGTTCGTGCAGCCAAAAAAAGTTTCGTTAAATGTTGTTCCAGATAATTGCGCTTTAAAATATGCCagttgtctgaaaaaaatatattttaacaacaaCGATATCATTGTACCTGAAGAAAATCAAGAACAAATAAGCTTCGACAGTATTTTCTTCTTACCAAGTCCAAGCAATGTAAAAAGGCATAACTCGGAAGTTAAACTTTTACCTAAAAGACTAAAATCATGACAtatgtttcttatattttaaattttagcaatttacaAACAGACAATATTGGGTATGGGTGTAGCCAGCATTGTTGTGATTATGACGGTTTATAGGAACATTCTCTTTGTCATCGAAGTTGAAACCTTATAATACTTAGAAGATACGTATGAGTTTTTAAGCGTGACTTTgtcttatttctttaattttatttcaattcaaaataaatggtttccattttgtttttggcttcgtaataaacataaatgtttAGCCAATAAAAACGAATACTTAGGAATTTATTCTAGATTTATGAACAGTTCCCGATAACTAAAGTATtagtaaaaaattgtatggtctAAAAACTATAAATGACCCTAACACTCAGTATTGTTgacttgatatttttttttaaatatttaaaattttagttagtttttaaaatgttattcaagaaatttacaaataaaattatttttaagaagactcgtttaaagttatttacatggaaagaaaatattgaaaattttcagtTGATTACTTGCCCTAAATGCAAGATTTATAGGAAAAACTGATGGATTTTTTGGCCGAATACACTAAtcgaaaaattacgttttttatgtaggtacttacttaagattttttttttgacaggaggaaatcttcaaaagacacttggcagtattcgacaccaagtagtgtgggacttttaaccactaaaaccacctcttcatcaggactaatcttgaaggatcgacttccgatatttctttcttcattttgtacaatcactttgagggaagtttaaacttttaatactttcccatgtttttttagaccataagctcatgaggcttggttcttcttaatctccgaacatggtttcttatattcaagaaggactccatttcagaataagcatgactttgcagtctctgtttgtgcgatacagcgtattttttaacaacttctgtaaccatttctatttgtaagtcacgatgtagatcggtatttcttatgtaccaaggtgcattaactattccacgaaagactttattttggaattttttgatgatttcggtatttattttctttgtacagccccataattggattccataggtccaaacaggctttatcacttgattatacagcattattttgttttggattgataaatcagagttgttaccaagcaaccagtacatttttctatatttcaagtttagttcttctcttttttttatgtgctctttccacttaagctttgcatccaaagtcattccaaggtatttggccgtattgacgtaaggtacagcttgattattaataaataatggaatatcgtttatctttttatttgtaaagtttatatgtgaagattttgtttcattgagtttgatacgccatttttccaaaagtgcggtatcatctgcaaaagtagccattatggtgatTACCAATtagaatatcccttgtgtatagtaaatacagggtagggcctaggacacttccttatggtacaccggcttctattttctccaATTCCAAGTATTCTTAAtagtaccttactctaaacaatcggtctgagatgcacgattttaatattttaaagtactGCCTttgaagatccctttgcagtttgtagtCAAgtaacatacttgtttttcttctaatgctttttctattacatccgatattctatcaacttggtctatcgtggaatgtttatttctaaagccaaactgatggtttaccttgctttggtatgacaattacttcagcaattttccaatggtgcgggacataccggtgcttaaggcatgcatttattatatattggagttttatgaaggctttcaatggcatttctttcataacctgagcagtaattagatcgtaacctggtgatttttatttggtagttgatgtaaacacatactttttatttctttaagtctttcaattggtatttcactttcatctatcttatcaacaaactgtaagttattttcagccgcgtttgatgagtatggcttaaaaacattcgcaagatgttcagcgaaaaggttagctttttctttcgggttaccgaacCATTTCCCATATTGGGATTGCAAGGGCGAGTTtcgtaactgcggtcttttcaggctcttggctgctttccatagcgaaaaatcggttgaagcatcagtcgttaaattccttaggaatgtactaagtgcatcatttttgaatttgtaaatttgttttttaagattgttgcttatacggttaaacgttgttttattatctggaaatctactattttgccattttcttcgagctcttcttttctctattatcaactctcttatctctaaaggatattttatttcattttgtcttctattagaaaatgttggagtactttcttcagcggcctgttgcacatcagcaataaattgttccacttcatggtcaatttgctcgattgtatccatgggagatcttaaatttataaaacttaaaagcctttctctaaaatcattccagtttgttttcttatttacaagctttggattacttttttctagtacttcccattcccttagtgatagaatcactggagtatgatctgatgacaggtcataattaccttcgacactaatgtgatttcgtttgattcctttagctatgaaaaagtcaataaggtctggtattttgttagtatcggaaggccagtaagttggcgacctggaggaataaaattcgcaattgtatttacggcctgcttgaaAAAGTCTTGCCTTTTATTGATATAAGCCTTGAACctcaatgggtgtgtttcgcattgaagtctccgacaacaagaaagttatgcccaagaagattaaatagatctgtatagtcatcttctgccggggagcgccttggtgggcagtatatagctgctatcttaaactctttcttacttaaggtggcgctacagtcctgtgtgaactagggcctcacccaacaaacttctccatctaggtcggtcactagctagatgtctagagtttcgcgctccaagttgggtgaggtcactttccacttgtgcgtgccacctaatccgcggtcttcttctactgcgctgtcctgcaggtgcggattcgaagactttccgggccggaccattggtttccatgcgctctacgtgacccagccatctaagtcgttggacttttacccttctggctaagtcgacgtcgctgtacagcccgtacagctcgtcgttccatcttctcctccactccccttcgatgcatacgggaccatagatcacacgaagaacttttctctcgaagcgacccaaggtgctttcatccgcttttgtcatagtccatgcttccgTATAGCAGGAAgggaatgataagggtcttatatagcaacactttggtccctcgagagaggacattactactcaattgctttcttagtccaaagaaacagcggttagcaagagttattctgcgtttgatctcagcgctggtgttgttttctgcgtttacagcggagcctaggtagacgaagtccttgactacctcaaaggtacgtctgtcgattgtggcgttttgtccaaaacgtcggtgttgtatgtcctttctagacgacagcatgtactttgttttgccctcattaaccgttaaacccatttttgccgcctctgcctcaatactcacaaaagccccattgacatcacgctgagttcttccgattatgtcaatgtcatcagcatatgccagtaattggacagacttttgaaagatagtgcctctagtgttgacgtgtgagctctgcactattcctttaagcacgatgttaaaaaaatcgcatgacagcgcatcaccttgtctaaaaccttttttgacatcaaaaggttctgttaagttgtttccaacctttatggagcagcgtgaattctccatggtcatcctgcacaaacggacgagtttggcagggatgccaaaactagacatggctctatacagctcgtccctgtagatgctgtcatatgcggccttgaaatcgatgaaaagatggtgggtgtcgatttggtgctcttgagttttttccaggatctgccgtaatgtgaatatttgatcaactgtggactttcctggtctaaaaccacactgataaggacctatcaggttgttgacgatgggctttagacgttcacatattatggcagataagattttataggcgatgttaagtagacttattcctctatagttggtgcagtttagagggtctccttttttcaggatcgggcaaacaatactgaggttccattcatcgggcatgttttcttccgaccatatcttacagataagatggtgcatgctcctaaccaacttatctccagctgctttaaagagctcggcattcaagccatctgctccagcggctttattagacttcaacttagatatggcaatctttacttcgtctaagtcgggaggacgggattgttggctttcgtcgtctatatcgaatgggtcatcctgcctgacagcgggattcagttcttcgtcgccgttatacagtctgcagaagtggtccttccatatcctcagcattgactgcggttccactatgatgtttccactttcgtctttgcagccttcggttctaggtttatgtacctgtgaatttcgtttcacctgttcataaaactttcgaacctcattcctgcttttatacctctcaacatcttcgaccgcacgcttctcatgccctctctttttccttctgaaaagtcggcgttcctctcgcctcttctgctcatagagctcacgagcagctctcgtccttttatgcagcgccgctttgcgtgcctcttgtttggctgcatttgcctgccgacattcctcatcaaaccaggggttccttgttggtggctgtttgaaacccagcacatcagaggcggcttctctgatagcatcttggcaatgttgccacttcgatgttgtatcttctcccagcacctccctgttttgccttgggtctggaaatccgaagtgctaccctggctacaacgaggtagtggtccgagtcgatgttagctcctcggaaagttcgtacatccataatgctggaagcgtgtctggcgtcgatcgcaatatggtcaatctggttgacggtagattgatctggagaagtccaagttcctttgtggatgttgaggtgtggaaaacgcgaaCTGGCTACCATGATGTTTCGCCCTGCAGCataatctatgagcctgaatccattatcggaagtgttgtcgtgcaggctgtttttcccgattattccaccaaagatgtcttcccttcctagcttggcattaaaatcgcccaggactattttaatatcgtagcatCCGTatttatgtcaatattttcctgatttatgaaaattttgattaaggTCA
This window contains:
- the LOC129945888 gene encoding protein artemis-like; translation: MSTFMGIFEEVPGIAVDRFDGDCLKSSFLFLSHCHADHMIGLSEIINPTIPLITSEISAVFLKHQFPNIANAIETIEIETPLELRYNFNGKDIELVVTALSAKHCPGSVMFIFETAAQTVLYTGDFRVLRSHFHQYDFIKMKTIDTVYLDSTFLSEIFNEFPTQRESISEICSLIREWLDKHSENKILIEMPAQYGVEFLFIAIEQELNQKIFVDEKQWQKYIYLPAMDNCISPDIQECRILTKFKGFQEKKCEYSANRLRVIKPSAMFWKNWKRGQPIVMQMGDRNEYRVAYSNHCSCLELKEFLEFVQPKKVSLNVVPDNCALKYASCLKKIYFNNNDIIVPEENQEQISFDSIFFLPSPSNVKRHNSEVKLLPKRLKS